A region from the Salidesulfovibrio onnuriiensis genome encodes:
- a CDS encoding molybdopterin biosynthesis protein, with amino-acid sequence MSKRNIYLNMVPPREAVAAAMTALDRDSLLQAETIAAHQACGRVTAEPVFARCSSPTYHSAAMDGIAVKAESTFTAREDRPLSLRRGADFEDVNTGNPLPEDRNAVIMIENVVRQDDDTVSVEAPAAPWQHVRRIGEDIVATELLIPQNTPLSAYDIGALLSAGIYELKVWGQVRATFIPTGDEVLDFTDRPTPKPGQVIESNSQVFKCMAEGWGIDVTTLPTVPDRKEALAQAVRNALDNDQHMVVIGAGSSAGSKDFTKAVFEELGTVLVHGIAVMPGKPSLLAVTDERSGHPGRLLVGAPGYPVSAVVCFDELLAPLASWMERKPPAKRTVVDAVLTKKTPSRPGMAEVLRLAMGRVGQRIVATPLGRGAGLLTTMTKAQAVSTIPAVREGIEQNETIRAELLVPEEQLDSVLVHVGSHDNTIDMLANELMGLENPLRLVSSHVGSMGGLNALKAGSALFAGCHLFDPETGDFNFPFIRKYLRGLDVTVINLAIRHQGLMVAKGNPLNIKGVEDLARKDVRFINRQRGAGTRILLDHHLKAAGINPREVQGYDQEEFTHMAVAVNVLTGAASCGLGIHAAAKALDLDFVPLAHERYDLIIPSEYMDDPRIQTLLELITSYGIKEKIDALGGYETDLTGQIMEPGLGLG; translated from the coding sequence ATGTCCAAACGCAACATCTACCTGAACATGGTCCCGCCCCGGGAGGCAGTGGCCGCCGCCATGACGGCCCTGGACCGGGACAGCCTGCTCCAGGCCGAAACCATTGCCGCGCACCAGGCCTGCGGCCGGGTCACGGCGGAGCCGGTCTTTGCCCGCTGTTCCTCGCCCACCTACCACTCGGCGGCCATGGACGGCATTGCAGTGAAGGCGGAAAGCACGTTCACGGCCCGGGAGGACCGGCCGCTCTCGCTCAGGCGCGGCGCGGACTTCGAGGACGTGAACACCGGCAACCCGCTGCCCGAGGACCGCAACGCCGTGATCATGATAGAAAACGTGGTGCGCCAGGACGACGACACCGTGTCCGTCGAGGCGCCGGCAGCTCCCTGGCAGCACGTGCGCCGCATCGGCGAGGACATCGTGGCCACGGAGCTGCTCATTCCCCAGAACACGCCCCTGTCGGCCTACGACATCGGCGCGTTGCTCTCGGCGGGCATTTATGAACTGAAGGTCTGGGGACAGGTCCGGGCGACATTCATCCCCACGGGCGACGAAGTGCTGGATTTCACGGACCGCCCCACTCCGAAACCCGGACAGGTCATCGAGTCCAACTCCCAGGTTTTCAAATGCATGGCCGAGGGATGGGGCATCGACGTGACCACCCTGCCCACGGTCCCCGACCGCAAGGAAGCGCTCGCCCAGGCCGTCAGGAACGCCCTGGACAACGACCAGCACATGGTGGTCATCGGCGCGGGGTCCTCCGCCGGGAGCAAGGATTTCACCAAGGCCGTCTTCGAGGAGCTCGGCACGGTGCTGGTGCACGGCATCGCGGTCATGCCCGGCAAGCCGTCGCTCCTGGCCGTGACCGACGAGCGCTCGGGGCATCCGGGCCGCCTGCTGGTGGGCGCGCCGGGATATCCGGTGAGCGCCGTGGTCTGCTTTGACGAGCTGCTGGCCCCTCTCGCCTCCTGGATGGAGCGCAAGCCCCCGGCCAAACGCACCGTGGTGGACGCGGTGCTGACCAAGAAAACCCCGTCCCGTCCGGGCATGGCCGAAGTGTTGCGCCTGGCCATGGGGCGCGTGGGCCAGCGCATCGTGGCCACCCCCCTGGGGCGCGGCGCGGGCCTGCTGACCACCATGACCAAGGCGCAGGCCGTGAGCACCATTCCTGCGGTTCGCGAAGGCATCGAGCAGAACGAAACCATCCGGGCCGAACTGCTGGTGCCCGAGGAACAGCTCGACAGCGTGCTGGTGCACGTGGGCAGCCACGACAACACCATCGACATGCTGGCCAACGAACTCATGGGCCTGGAAAACCCGCTGCGGCTGGTCTCCAGCCATGTGGGCAGCATGGGCGGACTCAATGCGCTCAAGGCCGGCTCCGCGCTGTTTGCGGGCTGCCACCTGTTCGACCCGGAAACCGGGGACTTCAACTTCCCGTTCATCCGGAAATATCTGCGCGGCCTGGACGTGACGGTCATAAACCTGGCCATCCGCCACCAGGGGCTCATGGTGGCCAAGGGCAACCCCCTGAACATCAAGGGCGTGGAAGACCTGGCCCGCAAGGACGTGCGCTTCATCAACCGCCAGCGCGGCGCGGGCACGCGCATCCTGCTGGACCACCACCTCAAGGCGGCGGGCATCAATCCGCGCGAGGTGCAGGGATACGACCAGGAGGAATTCACGCACATGGCCGTGGCCGTAAACGTGCTTACCGGCGCGGCCTCCTGCGGCCTGGGCATCCATGCGGCGGCCAAGGCCCTGGACCTGGATTTCGTCCCCCTGGCCCATGAGCGCTACGACCTGATCATTCCTTCGGAATACATGGACGACCCGCGCATCCAGACCCTGCTGGAGCTGATCACCAGCTACGGAATCAAGGAGAAAATAGACGCCCTGGGCGGCTACGAAACAGACCTTACCGGCCAGATAATGGAACCTGGCCTGGGATTGGGATAA
- a CDS encoding aminopeptidase, translating into MFSKQELDKYAQTMWWGLETARTKPFAAGDWVLVSYDLEALPLAESIFALLMEKGLNPVMRLAQTTSMEVDFYGKGNDAQITALAPGEKELTENLNGLIRLIAPSSLTHLKDIDPAKIGKTAVARKPLRDIMEKREIAGEFGWTLCVYPTKAYADAANLTMDEFRDQLVKACFLDEDQPYEHWKSIFNEAEKVKTWLNGLDIEYLHLTSEHTDLKVDPGKDRRWLGVSGHNIPSFEIFLSPDWRGTEGVYYADQPSFRSGNYVEGVRLEFKNGVAVKSEAREGGEFVAKQLAMDEGAARLGEFSLTDRRFSRIDKFMANTLFDENFGGEHGNCHVAVGASYADTYAGDQTSLDKDKKETLGFNDSALHWDLVNTEPKTVTARLKDGTDLVIYRDGEFQI; encoded by the coding sequence ATGTTCAGCAAACAGGAACTGGATAAATACGCCCAGACCATGTGGTGGGGCCTGGAAACCGCGCGTACCAAGCCGTTCGCGGCGGGCGACTGGGTTCTGGTCAGCTACGACCTGGAAGCCCTGCCCCTGGCCGAATCCATCTTTGCCCTGCTCATGGAAAAGGGGCTCAACCCGGTCATGCGCCTTGCCCAGACCACGAGTATGGAAGTGGACTTCTACGGCAAGGGCAACGACGCCCAGATCACCGCGCTGGCCCCGGGCGAAAAAGAGCTCACGGAAAATCTCAACGGGCTCATCCGGCTCATTGCGCCCTCTTCCCTGACCCATCTCAAGGACATCGACCCGGCGAAGATCGGCAAGACCGCCGTGGCCCGCAAGCCCCTGCGCGACATCATGGAAAAACGCGAGATCGCGGGAGAGTTCGGCTGGACCCTGTGCGTCTACCCCACCAAGGCCTATGCGGACGCCGCCAACCTGACCATGGATGAATTCAGGGACCAGCTGGTCAAGGCCTGCTTCCTGGACGAGGACCAGCCCTACGAGCACTGGAAAAGCATTTTCAACGAGGCCGAGAAGGTCAAAACCTGGCTCAACGGGCTGGACATCGAGTACCTGCACCTGACCAGCGAGCACACGGACCTCAAGGTCGATCCCGGCAAGGACCGCCGCTGGCTCGGCGTTTCCGGCCACAACATCCCCAGTTTCGAGATCTTCCTTTCACCGGACTGGCGGGGCACCGAGGGCGTCTACTATGCGGACCAGCCCTCGTTCCGCTCCGGAAACTACGTGGAAGGCGTGCGCCTGGAATTCAAAAACGGGGTCGCGGTCAAGTCCGAGGCCAGGGAAGGCGGGGAATTCGTCGCCAAGCAGCTGGCAATGGACGAGGGAGCCGCACGCCTGGGCGAATTCTCGCTCACGGACCGCCGATTCTCGCGCATCGACAAGTTCATGGCCAACACCCTGTTCGACGAGAACTTCGGCGGCGAACACGGCAACTGCCACGTGGCCGTGGGAGCTTCCTATGCCGACACCTATGCGGGCGACCAGACTTCCCTGGACAAGGACAAGAAGGAAACGCTGGGCTTCAACGATTCGGCCCTGCACTGGGACCTGGTCAACACCGAGCCCAAGACCGTAACCGCTCGCCTCAAGGACGGAACCGACCTCGTCATCTACAGGGACGGCGAATTCCAAATCTAG
- a CDS encoding ferredoxin yields the protein MGYRINLDVDKCTGDGECVDVCPVEVYELQDGKAVVVNEEECLGCESCVEVCEQDAITIEED from the coding sequence ATGGGCTACAGAATTAACCTGGATGTCGACAAGTGCACCGGCGACGGCGAATGTGTGGACGTTTGTCCGGTCGAAGTTTACGAACTGCAGGACGGTAAGGCCGTTGTCGTGAACGAGGAAGAATGTCTCGGTTGCGAATCCTGCGTTGAAGTTTGTGAGCAGGACGCCATCACGATCGAAGAAGATTAA
- a CDS encoding YkgJ family cysteine cluster protein: MALDFSKYFDRYEELVAEVDNLFVRFEKDFPDQVKCEKGCCDCCYALFDLSLVEALYINHHFREQFSGRDKNAVMEAADQADRQIFKLKRKLFKASKEGKGAHEIMSEVARARVRCPMLGEGDLCRMYDRRPLTCRLYGVPTAIAGKGHTCAKSGFVAGEKYPTVSMDALHDRLLAISQELADDIQSRYKQLGDVLMPLSTAVLNIFNDEYLGIRDAEPKEQAAKPAAPKPVEPKAPEAAPVSEACASCTEDKSKCQTCAEKSFSIVLGGPDKDGE, from the coding sequence ATGGCATTGGATTTCAGCAAGTATTTCGATCGATATGAAGAGCTGGTCGCCGAGGTGGATAATTTGTTTGTCCGGTTCGAAAAGGATTTTCCCGACCAGGTAAAATGTGAAAAGGGCTGTTGCGACTGTTGTTATGCGCTCTTCGACCTTTCTCTGGTGGAAGCGCTGTATATCAATCATCATTTTCGCGAACAGTTCAGCGGCAGGGACAAGAACGCCGTCATGGAGGCCGCCGACCAGGCCGACCGGCAGATATTCAAGCTCAAGCGCAAGCTGTTTAAGGCCAGCAAGGAAGGCAAGGGCGCCCATGAGATCATGAGCGAAGTGGCCCGCGCCCGGGTGCGTTGTCCCATGCTGGGCGAGGGAGACTTGTGCCGCATGTACGACAGGCGTCCGCTCACCTGCCGTCTCTACGGCGTGCCCACGGCCATTGCCGGAAAGGGGCACACCTGCGCCAAGTCCGGGTTCGTGGCCGGGGAAAAGTATCCCACCGTGAGCATGGATGCGCTGCATGACCGTTTGCTGGCCATCAGCCAGGAACTGGCCGACGACATCCAGTCCCGGTACAAGCAGCTTGGCGATGTGCTCATGCCGCTGTCCACCGCCGTGCTCAATATCTTCAACGATGAATATCTGGGTATCCGTGACGCCGAGCCCAAGGAACAAGCCGCGAAACCGGCCGCACCCAAGCCCGTGGAACCCAAGGCTCCGGAGGCCGCTCCCGTGTCCGAGGCCTGCGCTTCCTGTACCGAGGACAAGTCCAAGTGCCAGACCTGCGCGGAAAAATCCTTTTCCATCGTGCTGGGCGGACCGGACAAAGACGGAGAATAG
- a CDS encoding tetratricopeptide repeat protein, translating to MEQKFDNLDDYIADLKSKLDANPGCANTMYNLGVAYLSKREFMEAERYFLAAVSESPKMAEAYVQLGGIALQRDDLTGCLNYNIQASKERPFFAVPWGNIGFAQLQLGETEKAMQSLKRALKYDPNFVQALSTLGSCYIAVGDYEEAEKALLKVVDLQPHFGPAWNNLAIVAAHGNEWSKADEYAKKAQESRFDVPEDLLKEIRENL from the coding sequence ATGGAACAGAAATTCGACAATCTCGACGACTACATTGCCGACCTGAAGTCCAAGCTGGACGCCAACCCCGGCTGCGCAAACACCATGTACAACCTGGGTGTGGCGTATCTTTCCAAGCGGGAGTTCATGGAGGCGGAGCGCTATTTCCTGGCCGCCGTGTCCGAGTCCCCGAAGATGGCCGAAGCCTACGTGCAGCTGGGCGGCATCGCCCTGCAGCGTGATGACCTCACCGGGTGTCTGAATTACAATATCCAGGCCTCCAAGGAACGCCCGTTCTTTGCCGTTCCCTGGGGCAACATCGGTTTTGCGCAGCTTCAGCTGGGCGAAACGGAAAAGGCCATGCAGTCCCTGAAGCGGGCCCTCAAGTACGACCCCAATTTCGTTCAGGCGCTTTCCACCCTGGGCAGCTGCTACATTGCAGTGGGCGATTACGAGGAAGCGGAAAAGGCCTTGCTGAAGGTGGTTGACCTGCAGCCGCATTTTGGCCCGGCCTGGAATAACCTGGCCATTGTCGCCGCCCACGGAAACGAGTGGAGCAAGGCCGACGAATACGCCAAGAAGGCGCAGGAAAGCCGTTTCGACGTTCCCGAGGATCTGCTCAAGGAGATTCGGGAAAACCTGTAG
- a CDS encoding DVU0298 family protein encodes MSRFRRVKQEVREILADPDWKARLPELEQWDPGKLVAPLFSLRLDRDENVRWRTVVAFGLTGRRLADAGMEKARVLMRTFMWHMNEESGNLGWGIPEAMAEVMVHQETLAREFSSILASYIYCDEACDGNYLDHPDLRRGVFWGLGRLAQVRPELVSHAERFLVAALDDGDACNRGLSAWVLGILGAGTAVSRLKRMVDDTAVFTVFRNDRLEESTVGDMAREALQAMGNAEK; translated from the coding sequence ATGTCGCGTTTCCGCCGTGTGAAGCAGGAGGTCCGCGAGATTCTCGCGGACCCGGACTGGAAGGCTCGTTTGCCCGAGCTGGAGCAATGGGACCCGGGGAAGCTGGTTGCTCCGCTTTTTTCCCTGCGCCTGGACCGGGACGAGAACGTGCGCTGGCGCACGGTGGTCGCCTTCGGGCTTACCGGGCGGCGGCTGGCGGACGCGGGCATGGAGAAGGCCCGCGTGCTCATGCGCACCTTCATGTGGCACATGAACGAGGAGTCCGGGAACCTCGGCTGGGGCATCCCTGAAGCCATGGCCGAAGTCATGGTCCATCAGGAAACCCTGGCCAGGGAGTTCAGCTCCATCCTCGCCTCCTATATCTATTGTGATGAGGCCTGCGACGGGAATTATCTCGACCATCCCGACCTGCGGCGCGGGGTGTTCTGGGGGCTGGGCAGGCTGGCCCAGGTCCGCCCGGAACTGGTTTCCCATGCCGAGCGATTCCTGGTTGCGGCCCTGGATGACGGGGACGCCTGCAACCGGGGGCTTTCCGCCTGGGTGCTGGGCATCCTGGGGGCCGGAACCGCAGTAAGCCGCTTGAAGAGAATGGTGGACGATACGGCCGTGTTCACGGTTTTCCGCAACGATCGTCTGGAGGAATCCACCGTGGGCGACATGGCCCGCGAGGCGCTCCAGGCCATGGGGAATGCGGAAAAATGA
- the thrS gene encoding threonine--tRNA ligase: protein MQIEVAGKQVEVAEGASCAEALKEGLSKKQFKKVVVAKCGGTTLDLNTTIPATCTTLEPVFDDSPEGLDVIRHSTAHLMAEAVKKLFPSAKVTIGPSVENGFYYDFDFERPFTPEDLEAIEKEMQRSVGADQEFSCRKVSADEARKFFADMGEDYKLELIDDLGEEEYSIYRHGDFADLCRGPHVARTGMLKAFKLLNVAGAYWRGDEKNKQLQRIYGTAWQDPKALKKHLDYLEEAKKRDHRKLGTQLDLFSFQEQGGAGMAYWHPKGALVRTILEDFVTKEQLKRGYQLVRGPQILKRDLWETSGHYDNYRENMYFTEIDEQAYGVKPMNCLAHMLIYNRKLMSYRELPQRYFELGMVHRHEKSGVLHGLLRVRCFTQDDAHIICRPDQLQDEIKGVVKWVQDLMGLFDFTYSMELSTRPEKSIGSDEDWERATKALSEAMDDLGLPYEINEGDGAFYGPKIDVKVRDCLGREWQCSTIQVDFTLPDRFDLSYIGEDGERHRPVMVHRAIMGSVERFLGILIEHYAGAFPVWFAPVQARILTVTDSQRDFAEKVLQFFQEKGIRVEADLRNEKLGYKVREAQVEKIPYMLVIGDKEVESESVNVRVRGGDDAGLLSLEEAAELILAAAKEPFKRGGMSYSFSTT from the coding sequence ATGCAGATTGAAGTGGCTGGTAAGCAGGTTGAAGTCGCGGAAGGCGCGTCCTGCGCCGAAGCGCTCAAGGAAGGGCTGTCCAAGAAGCAGTTCAAGAAAGTCGTCGTCGCCAAGTGCGGCGGAACCACCCTCGACCTGAACACTACCATTCCCGCCACCTGCACCACTCTGGAGCCGGTTTTCGACGATTCCCCCGAGGGGCTCGACGTGATCCGGCACTCCACCGCGCACCTCATGGCCGAGGCGGTCAAGAAGCTTTTTCCCTCCGCCAAGGTGACCATCGGCCCGTCCGTGGAAAACGGTTTTTACTATGACTTCGACTTCGAGCGTCCGTTTACGCCCGAGGACCTGGAAGCCATTGAAAAGGAAATGCAGCGTTCCGTGGGCGCGGACCAGGAGTTCTCCTGCCGCAAGGTGAGCGCCGACGAAGCCCGGAAGTTCTTTGCCGACATGGGCGAGGACTACAAGCTGGAGCTCATCGACGACCTGGGTGAAGAGGAATACAGCATTTATCGGCACGGTGACTTCGCGGACCTGTGTCGCGGCCCGCACGTGGCCCGCACCGGCATGCTCAAGGCCTTCAAGCTGCTGAACGTTGCCGGCGCGTACTGGCGCGGCGACGAGAAGAACAAGCAGCTTCAGCGCATCTACGGGACCGCCTGGCAGGACCCCAAGGCGCTCAAGAAGCACCTGGATTACCTTGAGGAAGCCAAGAAGCGCGACCACCGCAAGCTGGGCACCCAGCTCGACCTGTTCAGCTTCCAGGAACAGGGCGGGGCGGGCATGGCCTATTGGCACCCCAAGGGGGCGCTGGTGCGCACCATCCTCGAGGACTTCGTCACCAAGGAACAGCTCAAGCGCGGGTACCAGCTCGTTCGCGGCCCGCAGATCCTCAAGCGCGACCTCTGGGAAACCTCCGGTCACTACGACAACTACCGTGAAAACATGTATTTCACGGAGATCGACGAGCAGGCGTACGGCGTCAAGCCCATGAACTGCCTGGCTCATATGCTTATCTACAACCGCAAGCTCATGAGCTACCGTGAACTGCCTCAGCGCTATTTCGAGCTGGGCATGGTACACCGCCATGAGAAGTCGGGCGTGCTGCACGGCCTGCTGCGCGTGCGCTGCTTCACCCAGGACGATGCCCACATCATCTGCCGCCCGGACCAGCTCCAGGACGAGATCAAGGGCGTGGTCAAATGGGTGCAGGACCTCATGGGCCTTTTCGACTTCACCTATTCCATGGAACTGTCCACCCGCCCGGAAAAGTCCATTGGATCGGACGAGGACTGGGAACGCGCCACCAAGGCGCTGTCCGAGGCCATGGACGACCTGGGCCTGCCCTACGAGATCAACGAGGGCGACGGCGCCTTCTATGGTCCCAAGATCGACGTCAAGGTGCGCGACTGCCTGGGACGCGAGTGGCAATGTTCAACGATTCAGGTCGATTTCACCTTGCCCGACAGGTTTGATTTGAGTTACATCGGCGAGGACGGCGAACGCCACCGCCCGGTCATGGTGCACCGCGCCATCATGGGGTCGGTGGAGCGTTTCCTCGGAATTTTGATTGAGCATTACGCAGGCGCCTTCCCGGTCTGGTTCGCTCCGGTTCAGGCCAGAATCCTGACCGTTACCGACTCCCAGCGGGATTTTGCAGAAAAAGTCTTGCAATTTTTCCAAGAAAAGGGCATCCGCGTCGAAGCAGATCTTCGAAATGAGAAACTGGGCTACAAGGTCCGGGAGGCTCAGGTCGAGAAGATCCCGTATATGCTTGTAATCGGAGACAAGGAAGTGGAGTCAGAAAGCGTCAACGTCCGCGTGAGGGGCGGGGACGACGCTGGCTTGCTGTCGCTGGAGGAGGCCGCCGAGCTTATCTTGGCAGCCGCGAAGGAACCTTTCAAACGCGGAGGAATGAGCTATAGCTTTTCGACGACATGA
- the infC gene encoding translation initiation factor IF-3, producing the protein MAFRRHDRNRGRRDDGVRRNERIRVPKVRVVDENGEQLGVLDTRRALELAMEKGLDLVEVAANADPPVCKIMDFGKFKYQQKKKLQEAKKKQTVIQIKEVKFRPKTDDHDYQTKLKHICRFLEGGDRCKVTVFFRGREIVHKDRGLMVLERVVEDTKDIAKMESRPASEGRTMTMMLAPVKKAQAPKAKPAEQAETEE; encoded by the coding sequence ATAGCTTTTCGACGACATGACCGTAACCGCGGCCGGCGCGATGACGGCGTCCGACGCAACGAGCGGATCAGAGTTCCCAAGGTGAGGGTGGTTGACGAGAACGGGGAGCAGCTGGGTGTCTTGGATACCCGCAGGGCCCTGGAACTTGCAATGGAGAAAGGTCTCGACCTTGTTGAGGTGGCCGCAAACGCGGATCCGCCCGTATGCAAGATCATGGATTTCGGGAAATTCAAGTATCAGCAGAAAAAGAAGCTCCAGGAAGCCAAGAAGAAGCAGACCGTCATCCAGATCAAGGAAGTCAAGTTCCGCCCCAAGACGGACGACCACGATTACCAGACTAAGCTCAAGCACATCTGCCGCTTCCTTGAGGGAGGCGACCGCTGCAAGGTGACTGTTTTCTTCCGGGGACGTGAAATCGTCCACAAGGATCGCGGGCTCATGGTTCTGGAAAGGGTTGTGGAAGACACCAAGGACATTGCCAAGATGGAAAGCCGTCCGGCGTCCGAAGGTCGCACCATGACCATGATGCTTGCCCCGGTGAAGAAGGCCCAGGCCCCCAAAGCGAAGCCCGCAGAGCAGGCCGAGACTGAAGAGTAA
- the rpmI gene encoding 50S ribosomal protein L35, with the protein MPKIKTRRCAAKRFVATGSGKFKRRRKNLRHILTKKNAKRKRRLGQSTTVDKTNEKAVRRMLPYA; encoded by the coding sequence ATGCCCAAGATCAAGACCAGAAGGTGCGCCGCCAAGCGTTTCGTGGCCACCGGTAGCGGCAAGTTCAAGCGCCGCAGGAAAAACCTCAGGCACATTCTGACCAAGAAGAATGCCAAAAGGAAACGTCGTCTGGGCCAGTCCACTACCGTGGACAAGACCAACGAAAAGGCCGTGCGCCGCATGCTGCCGTACGCCTAG
- the rplT gene encoding 50S ribosomal protein L20 produces MRVKRGVPARRRHKKYLKLAKGYRGAGSRLYRTARERVEKALCNAYRDRKRKKREFRKLWIMRINAAARLHGLSYSRFMNGLSKAGIELNRKVLADMAVRDKEVFAKIAEAAKAQVG; encoded by the coding sequence ATGAGAGTCAAACGTGGTGTGCCTGCCCGTAGAAGGCACAAGAAATATCTCAAGCTTGCCAAAGGCTATCGCGGAGCAGGCAGCCGACTTTACCGCACCGCTCGCGAGCGTGTGGAAAAGGCCCTGTGCAACGCCTACCGTGACCGCAAACGCAAGAAGCGCGAGTTCAGGAAGCTTTGGATCATGCGTATCAACGCCGCCGCGCGTCTGCATGGCCTTTCCTACAGCCGTTTCATGAACGGCCTTTCCAAGGCTGGTATCGAACTGAACCGCAAAGTCCTGGCCGACATGGCTGTCCGCGACAAAGAAGTGTTCGCTAAGATTGCCGAGGCCGCCAAAGCACAGGTTGGATAA
- the pheS gene encoding phenylalanine--tRNA ligase subunit alpha: MSDELKTFLEGLDSLARECEACKGQAASLKELEEIRVEYLGRKGKLAQGMQTLAKLPNELKPEAGRKANEVKQAITAMIDGWQDELNRAAVEASLSRFDPSMPGRKPWAGSLHPVTLVMDEISEILVGLGFEHATGPEVENDWHNFEALNIPQEHPARDMQDTLYVSENIVLRTHTSPVQIRSMLNKKPPLAVIAPGKVYRRDSDLTHTPMFHQIEGLLVDHEVSMGDLRGTLTAFVRQLFGRKTEVRFRPSFFPFTEPSAEVDISCVMCGGEGKDKDGGTCRVCKGTGWVEILGCGMVDPNVFKCVGYDPELYTGFAFGLGVERVAMLKYGIGDLRMFFENDVRFLEQFA; the protein is encoded by the coding sequence GTGAGTGACGAACTCAAGACCTTCTTGGAAGGTCTCGACAGCCTGGCCCGTGAGTGCGAAGCATGCAAGGGCCAGGCTGCTTCATTAAAAGAACTTGAGGAAATCCGGGTCGAATATCTGGGCCGGAAGGGCAAGCTCGCCCAAGGCATGCAGACCCTGGCCAAGCTCCCCAACGAGCTCAAGCCCGAAGCCGGGCGCAAGGCCAACGAGGTCAAGCAGGCCATCACCGCCATGATTGACGGCTGGCAGGACGAACTGAACCGTGCCGCCGTTGAAGCGAGCCTTAGCCGATTCGATCCCTCCATGCCGGGCCGCAAGCCCTGGGCAGGCTCCCTGCATCCCGTGACCCTGGTCATGGACGAGATCAGCGAGATCCTGGTCGGGCTCGGTTTCGAGCACGCCACCGGTCCCGAGGTGGAAAACGACTGGCACAACTTCGAAGCGCTGAACATCCCCCAGGAACACCCTGCGCGGGACATGCAGGACACCCTGTACGTTTCGGAGAACATCGTGCTCAGGACCCACACCTCGCCGGTCCAGATCCGGAGCATGTTGAACAAGAAGCCGCCCCTGGCAGTCATTGCCCCGGGCAAGGTCTACCGCCGCGACTCGGACCTGACCCACACCCCCATGTTTCACCAGATCGAAGGTCTGCTCGTGGATCATGAGGTTTCCATGGGCGACCTGCGCGGCACCCTGACCGCATTCGTGCGCCAGCTCTTCGGCCGCAAGACCGAAGTGCGCTTCCGCCCGAGCTTCTTCCCCTTTACCGAGCCCAGCGCGGAAGTGGACATTTCCTGCGTCATGTGCGGCGGCGAGGGCAAGGACAAGGACGGCGGCACCTGCCGCGTCTGCAAGGGCACCGGCTGGGTCGAGATTCTCGGCTGCGGCATGGTGGATCCCAACGTGTTCAAGTGCGTGGGCTATGATCCCGAGCTGTACACCGGTTTCGCCTTCGGCCTCGGCGTCGAACGCGTCGCCATGCTCAAGTACGGCATCGGCGACCTGCGCATGTTCTTCGAGAACGACGTTCGTTTCCTCGAACAGTTTGCTTAA